In Xyrauchen texanus isolate HMW12.3.18 chromosome 14, RBS_HiC_50CHRs, whole genome shotgun sequence, the following are encoded in one genomic region:
- the LOC127655143 gene encoding hatching enzyme 1.2 encodes MLNGIEIRALRRPKTTYRSSSMAAHLEENNKSAMDKIIDVNDYQGVFSVDGTSLREGDIAVSGRSQRSCFARSCLWSKSVDGHVYIAYILSPEYSDVDRMGVKRGMELIERDTCVRFVPRTHQRDYLDIQPKSGCWSYLGARGGRQTLSLQTPDCTGSGVTSHQLMHALGFVHEQSRADRDKYVTVMWSNVWKDRARNFEKFRTNNLDTPYDYSSIMHFGRYAYTEDGGPTIVPKRTWNVKIGQRFGPSDLDIMKINKLYECDV; translated from the exons CTCAccttgaggaaaataataaatctgcCATGGACAAGATCATTGATGTAAATGACTATCAAG GTGTTTTTTCTGTGGATGGCACTAGTCTCAGAGAGGGAGATATAGCTGTGTCCGGTCGGAGTCAGAGGAGCTGTTTTGCCAGGAGCTGTCTGTGGAGCAAGTCTGTGGATGGACATGTGTACATTGCATACATACTCTCTCCTGAGTACA GTGATGTAGACAGGATGGGTGTTAAGAGAGGGATGGAGCTCATTGAACGTGACACTTGTGTGCGCTTCGTGCCCAGAACACACCAAAGGGACTACCTGGATATCCAGCCCAAATCAGG GTGTTGGTCATATCTGGGGGCACGTGGTGGTAGACAAACTCTTTCTCTACAGACACCCGACTGTACCGGGTCAGGGGTCACCTCCCATCAGCTAATGCATGCCCTGGGCTTTGTGCATGAGCAATCACGAGCCGACCGGGACAAGTATGTCACAGTCATGTGGTCAAATGTATGGAAAG ACAGGGCGAGAAATTTTGAAAAGTTCAGAACAAACAACTTGGACACCCCTTATGACTACAGCTCTATCATGCACTTTGGAAG GTATGCCTACACTGAAGATGGTGGTCCGACCATTGTACCGAAACGGACATGGAATGTGAAGATTGGTCAGAGATTTGGGCCCAGTGACTTGGACATAATGAAGATcaataaactgtatgaatgtgATGTGTAA